A region from the Cyprinus carpio isolate SPL01 chromosome A8, ASM1834038v1, whole genome shotgun sequence genome encodes:
- the LOC122145889 gene encoding heparin cofactor 2-like, protein MWFVPVIVVASLLSNPALAGVKDLSSHFSGSEKEKVDARGLSPKGENTDIESIPLDFHRENTVTNDLPLEGLEDEDYIDFDKILAEGEDDYSEGDHIDEISTPAPDLDLFGEPSDPKIRRARLLRLFHGRTRLQRINVVNTRFGCRLYRKLRNRLNQTDNILLAPVGISIAMGMMALGAGPTSHEQLYQTLGFAEFVNASTHYDNSTVHKLFRKLTHRLFRRNFGYNLRSVNDLYVKRNTRIQEAFRSDVKMYYFAEPQSVDFADPAFLVKANQRIQKITKGLIKEPLKSVDPNMAVMLLNYLYFKGTWEQKFPKELTHYRQFRVNEKKQVRVPMMQNKGSYLAAADHELNCDILQLPYTGNISMIIAVPQKLSGMRSLEQEISPTLINKWLSNMTNRTREVVFPRFKLEQNYDLIEHLKEMGLSDPFTEKGDFSPMTSEKVIINWFKHQGTITVNEEGTEAAAMTHIGFMPLSTQTRFIVDRPFLFLIYEHRTGCVVFMGRVVDPSQS, encoded by the exons atgTGGTTTGTTCCAGTTATAGTTGTAGCCTCTCTCCTGAGCAACCCTGCTCTAGCTGGGGTCAAAGACCTCAGCTCACACTTTAGCGGAAGTGAGAAGGAAAAGGTGGATGCCCGTGGACTTTCTCCAAAAGGAGAGAACACAGACATTGAGTCCATTCCTCTGGACTTCCATCGAGAGAATACGGTCACAAATGACCTCCCTCTGGAGGGGTTGGAAGATGAAGACTACATCGACTTCGATAAGATCTTGGCGGAGGGTGAGGATGACTATAGTGAAGGCGATCATATAGACGAGATTTCCACTCCTGCTCCTGACCTGGACCTCTTTGGGGAGCCCAGTGACCCCAAAATACGGCGAGCACGTCTGTTGCGGCTATTCCATGGGCGAACTCGTCTGCAGCGCATCAACGTGGTCAACACCCGCTTCGGGTGCCGGCTTTATCGGAAACTGCGCAATCGACTTAACCAGACGGACAACATTCTGCTCGCTCCTGTCGGGATCTCCATTGCGATGGGCATGATGGCTCTGGGAGCCGGCCCAACCTCTCACGAACAACTCTACCAAACTCTGGGATTTGCTGAATTCGTCAACGCCAGCACTCATTACGATAACTCGACCGTGCACAAGCTGTTCCGCAAACTCACGCACAGGCTCTTCCGACGGAACTTCGGCTACAACTTACGCTCCGTTAATGACCTGTACGTGAAAAGAAACACCCGCATACAGGAGGCTTTCCGTAGCGATGTAAAGATGTACTACTTTGCCGAGCCACAGTCTGTGGACTTTGCCGACCCAGCCTTCCTTGTGAAGGCCAACCAGCGCATTCAGAAGATCACCAAAGGTCTGATAAAGGAACCGCTGAAGAGCGTAGACCCCAATATGGCAGTGATGCTCCTGAACTACCTGTACTTCAAAG GTACATGGGAGCAGAAGTTCCCGAAGGAACTGACACACTACCGGCAATTCCGTGTCAATGAGAAAAAGCAGGTGCGCGTTCCCATGATGCAGAACAAAGGAAGCTACCTGGCAGCGGCCGATCACGAGCTCAACTGCGACATACTGCAGCTGCCCTACACTGGAAACATCAGCATGATCATCGCCGTTCCTCAGAAACTCTCTGGAATGAGATCCCTGGAGCAGGAAATCTCCCCAACTCTGATCAATAAGTGGCTTAGCAACATGACCAACAG GACTCGTGAGGTGGTTTTCCCACGGTTTAAGCTGGAGCAGAACTACGACTTGATTGAGCACCTGAAGGAAATGGGCTTGTCGGACCCGTTTACTGAAAAGGGTGACTTTTCCCCAATGACTTCCGAGAAGGTCATCATCAACTGG ttTAAGCATCAGGGCACCATTACAGTGAATGAAGAAGGTACAGAGGCCGCAGCAATGACACACATCGGATTCATGCCTTTATCAACACAGACGCGTTTCATCGTGGACCGccccttcctcttcctcatctacGAGCATCGCACGGGCTGCGTTGTGTTCATGGGACGTGTGGTAGACCCTTCACAGAGTTAA